A window of Cryptomeria japonica chromosome 3, Sugi_1.0, whole genome shotgun sequence contains these coding sequences:
- the LOC131033113 gene encoding LOB domain-containing protein 11-like, protein MDPNSHLNQMARTVYPCAACKFQRRKCGDKCVLAPYFPPSDPDKFLVVHKLFRTRNIVKILQIEITTQILFQHHLFFVKDIPAEKREDAVTSLVYEAGTRVNDPIYGCTGAICRLQKQVLKIQSELAASKVELLNTQNNLASLVTSFCNAGRAKTTLGVVHQSDPHNKDDLKVLQDIEEPFGLWAPL, encoded by the exons ATGGACCCAAACTCACAC CTGAATCAGATGGCTCGTACTGTTTATCCGTGTGCCGCTTGCAAGTTTCAGCGAAGAAAATGTGGAGATAAATGCGTGCTTGCTCCTTATTTTCCACCAAGCGATCCTGACAAATTCTTAGTTGTACACAAATTATTCAGAACAAGAAATATTGTTAAAATCCTTCAG ATCGAAATTACAACACAGATTTTATTTCAACATCATTTATTTTTTGTGAAGGATATTCCGGCTGAGAAGAGAGAAGATGCTGTAACGAGCCTGGTATATGAAGCAGGTACGAGAGTGAATGATCCAATCTACGGTTGCACTGGCGCCATTTGTCGATTGCAGAAGCAAGTATTAAAGATTCAATCAGAATTGGCAGCCAGTAAAGTAGAGCTCCTCAATACACAGAATAATCTTGCGTCTCTTGTCACTAGCTTTTGTAATGCTGGTCGAGCAAAAACTACATTGGGTGTAGTACATCAGAGTGATCCACATAATAAGGATGATCTGAAAGTTTTGCAAGACATTGAGGAACCCTTTGGATTATGGGCGCCACTGTGA